The following nucleotide sequence is from Natronosalvus caseinilyticus.
TGTCTCTCCTGCGAGTTCGTCCCTCGAGAGAGTTCCGAGGCGCTACCGATCCGCGTACCAGTCGGTGAACGCCGCCAGCGCGCGTCCGCGGTGGGAGATGGCGTTCTTCTCCGCGGCCGTCATCTCCGCGAACGTCTGGCCGTTGTACTCGAAGATCGGATCGTAGCCGAAGCCCGCCTCGCCCCGCGGGGCGACGATGGTACCGGCGACGGACCCCTCGAAGGTCTCGACGCCCTCGGCGTCGGCGTAGGCCATGACCGTGCGGAAGTGTGCGCGACGGTTGGGTTCGTCCTCGGCCTCGAGCAGTCGCCAGACGCGTTCGACGCCGACAGTCGTCTCGACGTAGGCCGAGTACGGTCCCGGGAAGCCGCCGAGGGCGTCGATGAAGAGGCCGGTGTCGTCGACGAGGACGCCGTCGACGTCGGCTTTCTCGGCCGCCAGCTCGTCGTCTCCCGCCAACGCGTCGCCGGCCTTCAGCGCGTCGTAGGTCTCCCGCGCACCCGTCGCGGCGATCTCCCCCAGGTCGTCGCTCTGGATCTCGGTGTAGTCGTACTCGACCTGCTCGAGGGCCGCCTGCCCGTCGAGGTACTCGCGGGCCTCCTCGAGTTTGCCCGCGTTGCCGGTGGCGAAGTAGAGTGTGTCCATACGCGTGGGCGCGCACGGGAGCGGGAAAGCGCCGTCGATTTCTCCTTTTCTCTCCCCCGTCGGTCGCCGCCTCCGCTAGCCTTTTCCTCCCGGCAGCCGAGTTTCTGGGCATGGATGCTACGCTCGATCACGTCATGTTGCGCGTCGAGGACCTCGAGGAGAGCCTGGAGTGGTACGGTACCCACTTCGACTACGAGGAGAAGGGACGCTGGGAGGCCGACACCTTCACCAACGTCTACCTCGGTCCCGAGGATGACCACGAGGACGGCGCAGTCCTCGAGTTGACGTACAACCACGACGACCGGAGCTACGAGGTGGGCGACGCCTGGGGCCACATCGCCGTCCGGGTTCCCGAGGACGAACTCGAGTCGAGCTACCAGCAGCTGATGGACGAGGGCGTCGAGGACTACCGCGATCCCGAGTCCTGCGGGAATCGCTACGCGTTCGTGAAGGACCCGGACGGCCACGAGATCGAGATCGTCAAGCGCGACTACGGCGAGAAGTGGAGCCTCGACCACACGATGATCCGCGTCGAGGACGCCGACGAGGCGCTGGGCTACTGGTCCCGAAAGTTCGAGTACGACGAGATCGGTCGCTGGGAGTCCGACACCTTCGCGAACTACTTCGTCCAGCGGGAGGGCGCCTCCAGAGAGGAGATGACCCTCGAGCTCACGTACAATTACGACGGCCGGAGCTACGACATGGGCGACGCCTGGGGCCACCTCGCGGTTTCCGTGGACGATCTGCACGAAGCCTGGGATCAGTTGCTCGAGCGCGAGAGCGAGGACTATCGCGATCCGGAGTCGTGTGACGACCGCTACGCGTTCACGAAGGATCAGGACGGCCACGAGATCGAGATCGTGACTCGAGACTGAGTAGCCGACGTTTTGGGTCGTCTGTTTCGAGGCATCTCAGTTGGATTCACGGGACGGACTCGATCGAGGAAGATGGTCAGTGATTACCACGTTTCAATCTCGACACCGAGCGCCTCGAAGTCGGCTACGTTGTCTGTTAGAACGGTATCCTCGAGTACTGTTGCAACCCCCGCAATCAGCGCATCGATGTCGTCTGCACCCGAATTACCTGGACCACCCGCGTCTTTGTCGGCCGCGGCTAGTAACTGTCCGGCACAGCGAGCGAACTCCGCGTTGATTTCGACGTGTGGGTACATACGGAGCACATTTCGAGTTCGTCGCCGCTCGTCCGCATCGCCGACCATTTCGACGCCGTACTCGAGTTCGGCGATTACTGGCGTTGGAACCCACTGAATGTCACCTCGTTCGGCGATCGAGACGCCCGTTTCGAACGCAGCCTGATCGTGGCGTCCGAGCGCGATCAAAAAAGAGCTATCGAGAATCATCCATGCTGTCAACCAGATCACGTCGATTCTCGATGCTTGCGTCTCTCTTTTTGTCGATAGCCGCTTCCATTTCAGCGGCCGTTTCTTCCGAGAGGAAACCGGCGACAGCTTCTGGATGCGGTCCACCGGAGAGTCGGATTAACGCATCGGCCATCGTTTCGTCCGATCGTTTGGCCTTCGCGACGCGGTCGTGGAACCACTCGGGAACCCGGATCGTCTTCCCGCTCATATGTCTCGGGTTACACGGGCGTACACTTGAGCGTTCTTCCGAAACGGGTCACGAGATCAAAATCGCAATCGCGATCACGATCCTGACTCGAGACTGAATTCCCGATAGCGATCGACAGCCGCGGACGCTCCTTCTCTCTTCAGCGCTTTCGACCCTTCTCACGGCATCGATGGTATAGTGACACAGCGTCGTCCGGCTCGAGCAGCTCGAGAAGTTAGAGTGATTTGAGCGGCTCGAGTGGTTCGAGCAGTGCGACCCTCGAGAGCCGATCACTGGTGGCCACGCTGCGCACGACTCGTCTCGAGTCTGCCCCATAGTCGTCATGTCATCATCACGTTCGCCGGCAGCCCTGAGACTGGTTGGATCGTTGAAGCGGTAATCCGGTCTTACGATTGCCCGAAACTCCATCCTCTCGGCAATCCTGGACACTCACTCCCGACGAATAGTTCGGTCTAACCACTAATACTGGAGTCGGTCCTGCGCCAAACCGTGACCCTCACCAATCCGTGACAGTTACTGGCCTTTATATGTATTCTCGAGCTGGACGTCGACCGCGTTCGGCGCTAATACCGGACTGAGCGGGGTCTGAGGGAGATTGTGCAGGGTTGGCATACCCCGAGACCACCACAAAGCATTTATAACAATGGCTCTTCGGTATCTAATACCCCTACCCAGGGTGACAGTAGTAAGTATGGCCTCACGCACGGTAATGTGCGATTGGCAGGAACGATACTGTTGCCGTAACAGAATACAACGATAACAATGACAGGCAATTACAAGGATAAGTTCAGCGCAGTCCTCATGGCTACGCTGATGGTCCTCTCCGTTGTTGCGATCGGTGGCGCGGCCCTTGCGGGTTCCGCCGCTGCATCGAACCACGGTGATGACGTCACGTCTACGTCCCTGCTCTGGCAAGGCCAGACTGGACACTACGACACTACGAATGATGTACAGCTCCGCCACGGAACCGGTCCTGGTGATGATGACGGGCTCGTTCGGGAGCTCTCGCCAGAGAACGGGTACGTTCTGATTGATTCGACGAGTCTTCAGAACGGCGACTACTGGATCAAAGACACCCAGGATGGAGACGCCGACGACGTTGGGGCAACCTTTGAAGTCGTCGAACAGTCTCTGACGTCTGAGTGGAGTGAGGACTCCGTCTACAACTCGGGCGACAGCACGTCCGCCACGCTCACGATCGACTCGAACCGTGGCGACTACCAGACCAACATCAGTGCTGATGGTCTCGACGGCAGCGAACTCGAGAGCATCTTCGGAACTGACGCTGGTGCTGCCGAGGGCGACGTCTACGTCGTCCAGAACGGCGACGCGGAACTCGATGCCGACTTCTCGGGTATCGCTGCTGGTGAATACAACTTCACCGTCGATGTCCCTGACACGACGGCTGAAGCAACTCCCTCGATTACTGTCGAGGAACCACCAGAGCTCCAGACTGACATCTCGTTCGATCAGAACACCTACGAGGTTGACGCTGGCGACTACGTCGACATCACGATTCAGTTCGAGAACGCCGACACGGCCACGTTCAACATCGTTGAAGAGGACGAGAACTACAACGCCAACGTCACGGTGACCGACACCGAAGAGGCAGGCGAAGTAACTGTCCGCTTCAACTCCTACAACGCAGCTAACGACGATGGACCAACGTTCGAGGTCGTTAGCGACAGTGGTTCTGTGTCCGTCAGCGACGAAACTGACTTCGATGCTCAGTTCGACGAAGAATACCGCCTCCAGCCCGCTGACTTCGAGCTCGAAGTCTACGAGGGTACCGAGGCGGCTGGTGACGAGTACGACGCCGCACTCCTGCTGCTCCAGGACCGTTCGACCGGCGAACTCAACACCTGGACCGCACCAGCTAGCTACAACTACGACGACGACTTCAGCAACATCCAGGACGACCTGACCTCGACCGACACTATCGCTAACGATGACCTCGTTATCGTTGAGGTTGAGGCAACTGGTGTCTACGGATACCTGTTCAACGCCGACGGTACCTGGAACACTGACAGCAACGTCTCCCTGACGTTCTCCGACACGAACGAGCCTCGATACGGTGAGGCTCCCTCGTTCAACGTCACTGAGACTGACTACCAGGTCGTACCTGACGCCGAGAACGGTACGTTCTACGTCGTGACTGACCTCAGCGCTCACAGCGAGGTCGACGCCGGCGAAACCTGGAACGTTGACTTCACGGTCTCCGAAGACAACCCGTACGTCACTGAGGACGAAGGCGACGACTCTGACCTCAGCATCGAAGAGCGTACGATCGACTTCGACAGAGTCAACGATGACGGCGATGTCGAACTCGATAACGTCGAAGAATCCGCAGTCTCCGTGACGAGCAACGTCGCGCCCGGTACGGAAGTCGACTTCCGTCTCCGCTTCGAGACCTCGGTTCTTTCCCAGTCCGGTATCGTCATCGGTGACGACCACACGGCAACTGCAACGTTCGACCTCAGCGACCGCGAGGTTGGTGAGGAACTTCGCACCGTTCGCGCGACCGAAGCTGGTGGCGCTTCCGCTGAGTACACCGGCGTAGTCGTCGAAGGCGAAGACGACTCTGAGCCCGGTGCTGCCTGGAAGGCAACCGCAACCGTCCCTGAGAACGCTGTCGAAGGTGACGTCCTCGAGTTCTCCGTTGATCTCGAGAACAACGGTGACGCCGAAGGCACGACCACCGTTCAGCTCGTCGTGGACGGCGAGAAGAACGTCATCGACGAGGAACCGACCGTCGGCGCTGGCGAATCCGTGACGCTCGAAGGCACGGACGAGAAGGCCTCTGCTGGTGACCACGACTGGCAGCTCATCGTTGGTGACAATGTCATCGACGAGGGTACCTTCACGGTCGAAGAAGGTGAAGACACTGACGGTGACGACACCGACGGTGACGACACTGGCGACGACACCGGCGACGACACTGGTGACGACACCGGCGACGACACTGGCGACGACACCGGCGACGACACTGGTGACGACACCGGCGACGACACCGGCGACGACACTGGTGACGACACCGGCGACGACACTGGTGACGACACCGGCGACGATGACGACGACTCCGATGATCAGCCCGGATTCGGCGTCGCTGTCGCCCTCGTCGCAATCCTCGGCGCTGCGATGCTGGCACTCCGCCGCCAGGACTAAGCAGCTGAACTAACCGGAGCAGTTCCGGTCCCGCGTTTTTCATTTTATCGAACACTGACCCGACAGCGACAGCGCTCGAGATCGGTGGACAAATAAATCGAGAATAGCGGTTGGCTCGTACTGCTGGTCCTGGTATCTCTTCTCTCACTTGTGAGGCTCCGATACGACCTCGTCCGTGCAACTGAGCCCATTTGCAGAGTACGGATCTCAGACGCGTACGCGCTCGTAGCGAACTCCACCTCCACATCGTCTCAGGAGTCGCTCGCAACGTTCGGTTCGAACGCTCGAGCAGACCAGACCCCGATTTTGAGTCCAGTCGTCGACGGTTCGTACTCG
It contains:
- a CDS encoding BGTF surface domain-containing protein; translation: MTGNYKDKFSAVLMATLMVLSVVAIGGAALAGSAAASNHGDDVTSTSLLWQGQTGHYDTTNDVQLRHGTGPGDDDGLVRELSPENGYVLIDSTSLQNGDYWIKDTQDGDADDVGATFEVVEQSLTSEWSEDSVYNSGDSTSATLTIDSNRGDYQTNISADGLDGSELESIFGTDAGAAEGDVYVVQNGDAELDADFSGIAAGEYNFTVDVPDTTAEATPSITVEEPPELQTDISFDQNTYEVDAGDYVDITIQFENADTATFNIVEEDENYNANVTVTDTEEAGEVTVRFNSYNAANDDGPTFEVVSDSGSVSVSDETDFDAQFDEEYRLQPADFELEVYEGTEAAGDEYDAALLLLQDRSTGELNTWTAPASYNYDDDFSNIQDDLTSTDTIANDDLVIVEVEATGVYGYLFNADGTWNTDSNVSLTFSDTNEPRYGEAPSFNVTETDYQVVPDAENGTFYVVTDLSAHSEVDAGETWNVDFTVSEDNPYVTEDEGDDSDLSIEERTIDFDRVNDDGDVELDNVEESAVSVTSNVAPGTEVDFRLRFETSVLSQSGIVIGDDHTATATFDLSDREVGEELRTVRATEAGGASAEYTGVVVEGEDDSEPGAAWKATATVPENAVEGDVLEFSVDLENNGDAEGTTTVQLVVDGEKNVIDEEPTVGAGESVTLEGTDEKASAGDHDWQLIVGDNVIDEGTFTVEEGEDTDGDDTDGDDTGDDTGDDTGDDTGDDTGDDTGDDTGDDTGDDTGDDTGDDTGDDTGDDTGDDDDDSDDQPGFGVAVALVAILGAAMLALRRQD
- a CDS encoding VOC family protein: MDATLDHVMLRVEDLEESLEWYGTHFDYEEKGRWEADTFTNVYLGPEDDHEDGAVLELTYNHDDRSYEVGDAWGHIAVRVPEDELESSYQQLMDEGVEDYRDPESCGNRYAFVKDPDGHEIEIVKRDYGEKWSLDHTMIRVEDADEALGYWSRKFEYDEIGRWESDTFANYFVQREGASREEMTLELTYNYDGRSYDMGDAWGHLAVSVDDLHEAWDQLLERESEDYRDPESCDDRYAFTKDQDGHEIEIVTRD
- the rdgB gene encoding RdgB/HAM1 family non-canonical purine NTP pyrophosphatase — its product is MDTLYFATGNAGKLEEAREYLDGQAALEQVEYDYTEIQSDDLGEIAATGARETYDALKAGDALAGDDELAAEKADVDGVLVDDTGLFIDALGGFPGPYSAYVETTVGVERVWRLLEAEDEPNRRAHFRTVMAYADAEGVETFEGSVAGTIVAPRGEAGFGYDPIFEYNGQTFAEMTAAEKNAISHRGRALAAFTDWYADR
- a CDS encoding PIN domain-containing protein, with the protein product MILDSSFLIALGRHDQAAFETGVSIAERGDIQWVPTPVIAELEYGVEMVGDADERRRTRNVLRMYPHVEINAEFARCAGQLLAAADKDAGGPGNSGADDIDALIAGVATVLEDTVLTDNVADFEALGVEIETW